Proteins found in one Rhodovulum sp. MB263 genomic segment:
- a CDS encoding FeoA domain-containing protein, whose translation MDSILPTTGKTARVKGYVRGDRAGRERLLTMGLTPGTELTVTRIAPMGDPIEIRVRGFALSLRKDEFALLTLEAVDQ comes from the coding sequence ATGGACAGCATTCTGCCGACGACCGGGAAGACGGCCCGGGTCAAGGGATATGTGCGCGGCGACCGGGCCGGGCGCGAACGCCTTCTGACCATGGGGCTGACCCCGGGCACCGAACTGACCGTGACGCGGATCGCCCCGATGGGCGATCCGATCGAGATCCGCGTCCGCGGCTTCGCGCTGTCGCTGCGCAAGGATGAATTCGCGCTGCTCACGCTGGAGGCTGTCGACCAATGA
- a CDS encoding FeoA family protein, whose protein sequence is MHDHGDCHGHGARQGHGRARGHGHDHPHGECRHATGQPCSNPNGRPEDCVAGPDACPLALADEGVWLRVVALRPGRGVHHRLIDLGLTVGARVRILQRGGGCPMLIGLGDARLALGQGLAGKIMVTPANEDPQDERDF, encoded by the coding sequence ATGCATGACCACGGCGATTGCCACGGCCATGGGGCGCGGCAGGGGCATGGCCGGGCCCGGGGGCATGGACACGACCATCCGCATGGCGAATGCCGCCATGCCACCGGCCAGCCCTGTTCCAATCCCAATGGCCGCCCGGAGGATTGCGTGGCCGGGCCCGACGCCTGTCCGCTGGCGCTGGCCGATGAGGGGGTCTGGCTGCGGGTGGTGGCGCTGCGCCCGGGGCGGGGCGTGCATCACCGGCTGATCGATCTCGGTCTGACCGTGGGCGCCAGGGTGCGTATCCTGCAGCGCGGCGGCGGCTGCCCCATGCTGATCGGTCTGGGCGATGCGAGGCTGGCATTGGGACAGGGGCTGGCGGGCAAGATCATGGTCACGCCAGCCAATGAAGATCCGCAAGACGAAAGAGACTTTTGA
- a CDS encoding bifunctional 2-polyprenyl-6-hydroxyphenol methylase/3-demethylubiquinol 3-O-methyltransferase UbiG yields the protein MDTTLASRDLSGLFEEAEVDYDFFTKKQNPQSMAFMAELMPLFERLYPTRYHIKTLLDVGARTGSGTEFLATVLSPDSYSRLKCTVTALDIDPRMARLCRALRPQLEYLVADIFEIHDRQWDIVLCSHCLEHVLEPEPFLMQLRRLAREHVVISIPFREDPETRIKPHLHSFDETFLEAIGAENVTIYDGFHWPHSQIATFSVPPL from the coding sequence TTGGACACGACACTTGCCAGCCGCGACCTGTCCGGGCTGTTTGAAGAGGCGGAGGTCGATTACGACTTCTTCACCAAGAAGCAGAACCCGCAAAGCATGGCCTTCATGGCCGAGCTGATGCCGCTGTTCGAGCGGCTCTATCCGACACGCTATCATATCAAGACCCTGCTCGATGTCGGGGCGCGTACCGGCTCGGGAACCGAGTTCCTGGCGACGGTGCTGAGCCCGGACAGCTATTCGCGCCTCAAATGCACCGTGACCGCGCTCGATATCGACCCCCGGATGGCGCGGCTGTGCCGCGCGCTGCGTCCCCAACTCGAATATCTGGTGGCCGATATCTTCGAGATCCACGACCGGCAGTGGGATATCGTGCTCTGCTCGCATTGCCTCGAACATGTGCTCGAGCCCGAGCCGTTCCTGATGCAGCTGCGCCGCCTTGCGCGCGAGCATGTGGTGATCTCGATTCCGTTCCGCGAGGACCCCGAGACCCGGATAAAGCCGCATCTGCACAGTTTCGACGAGACGTTCCTCGAGGCGATCGGGGCCGAGAACGTGACGATCTATGACGGCTTTCACTGGCCGCATTCGCAGATCGCGACATTCTCGGTGCCGCCGCTCTGA
- a CDS encoding FkbM family methyltransferase, with protein sequence MKDDIYSFGNGVRVFRRHVLDHQVNRYVKAQAGNLHEPVEEHWFLTLLGEIASPDPLVYDIGCGIGYYTLLLLRERPGAEAVALEPLPEHAAAIRENLALNGIAPGRVRLIEAAADMAEGEVCFEAADFSSRVAAGGGLRVAAHDIAALLAAEARPVDLAKLDVQGAELALLRRIVEAGQAARVRRWIVGTHGDDLFDECRALLARHWRLVHSDPAPPHQPDGLIVAVRD encoded by the coding sequence ATGAAGGACGACATCTACAGTTTCGGAAACGGGGTCCGGGTTTTCCGGCGACATGTGCTCGACCACCAGGTCAACCGCTATGTGAAGGCGCAGGCGGGCAATCTGCACGAGCCGGTCGAGGAACACTGGTTCCTGACGCTCCTGGGCGAGATCGCTTCTCCCGACCCGCTGGTCTACGATATCGGCTGCGGCATCGGCTATTACACGCTGCTGCTGCTGCGCGAGCGGCCCGGCGCCGAGGCCGTGGCCCTCGAGCCGCTGCCCGAGCATGCCGCCGCGATCCGCGAGAACCTGGCGCTGAACGGGATCGCGCCCGGCCGGGTGCGGCTGATCGAGGCCGCCGCCGATATGGCCGAGGGCGAGGTCTGCTTCGAGGCGGCCGATTTCTCGTCCCGTGTGGCGGCCGGGGGCGGGCTGCGGGTCGCGGCCCATGACATCGCGGCGCTGCTCGCGGCCGAGGCGCGACCGGTCGATCTGGCCAAGCTCGACGTGCAGGGGGCCGAACTGGCGCTGTTGCGGCGGATCGTCGAGGCCGGGCAGGCCGCGCGTGTGCGACGCTGGATCGTCGGCACCCATGGCGACGATCTCTTCGACGAGTGCCGCGCACTTCTGGCCCGGCACTGGCGCCTTGTGCACAGCGACCCGGCCCCGCCACACCAGCCCGACGGGCTGATCGTGGCGGTGCGGGACTGA